One window of Medicago truncatula cultivar Jemalong A17 chromosome 2, MtrunA17r5.0-ANR, whole genome shotgun sequence genomic DNA carries:
- the LOC11407247 gene encoding uncharacterized protein produces MTGEEYSGPPGPKLMRLVYFVGAAVAVTVAINKWREFESKSIIQQQQQQKGVKVVAEIPNSSDSVAVHKALK; encoded by the exons ATGACCGGCGAAGAATACTCCGGTCCACCAGGACCCAAACTCATGCGTCTCGTATACTTCGTCGGCGCCGCAG TGGCCGTCACCGTTGCAATCAACAAATGGCGCGAGTTCGAAAGTAAGTCAATTAtccaacaacagcagcagcagaagGGAGTCAAGGTAGTTGCAGAGATTCCAAATTCGTCGGATTCTGTTGCTGTTCATAAAGCTCTCAAATAA